In Arthrobacter sp. UKPF54-2, the following are encoded in one genomic region:
- a CDS encoding NAD(P)H-quinone oxidoreductase, which yields MKAVYISEPGGPEALELREVPAPVPGEGEVLIDVVAAGLNRADVQQRRGFYPPPPGASEIPGLEVSGRIAGFGPGVTKPFSVGDKVVALLSGGGYAEQVAVPAGQVLRIPDGVDLVTAAALPEVAATVYSNLVMTAQLQAGETVLIHGATGGIGTMAIQLAKALGARVATTAGTAEKVGTATAFLGADIAINYTAEDFPESLRAQNGGKGADVILDVVGAKYLRQNVDALADYGRLVVIGLQGGTTAELDLGVLLRKRAAIIATALRPRPVEEKTVIMNAVRDAVWPMLADGRIRPLVAKTFPLGQVQAAHRYFDSGEHVGKVLLVT from the coding sequence ATGAAGGCTGTCTACATCTCCGAGCCCGGCGGCCCCGAGGCCCTGGAGCTCCGCGAGGTTCCGGCGCCCGTTCCGGGCGAAGGCGAGGTGTTGATCGATGTGGTGGCGGCCGGCCTGAACCGGGCCGATGTCCAGCAGCGCAGGGGGTTCTATCCACCGCCCCCGGGCGCCTCGGAGATTCCGGGCCTCGAAGTATCCGGTCGGATCGCGGGGTTTGGGCCCGGCGTCACCAAGCCCTTCTCCGTCGGAGACAAAGTGGTGGCCCTGCTCTCCGGCGGCGGCTACGCCGAGCAGGTGGCGGTCCCGGCCGGCCAGGTGCTGCGGATTCCCGACGGCGTGGACCTGGTCACCGCGGCGGCGCTGCCGGAGGTCGCCGCCACGGTCTATTCCAACCTGGTCATGACGGCCCAGCTGCAGGCCGGCGAAACCGTGCTGATCCACGGGGCCACCGGCGGCATCGGCACCATGGCCATCCAGCTCGCGAAGGCCCTCGGCGCGCGGGTCGCCACCACGGCCGGCACAGCGGAGAAGGTCGGCACCGCCACAGCCTTCCTGGGGGCTGACATCGCCATCAACTACACGGCGGAGGACTTCCCGGAGAGCCTGCGCGCCCAGAACGGTGGCAAGGGCGCGGACGTCATCCTCGACGTCGTCGGGGCCAAGTACCTCCGGCAGAACGTGGACGCGCTCGCCGACTACGGCCGGCTCGTTGTGATCGGGCTGCAGGGCGGCACCACCGCGGAACTGGATCTGGGCGTGCTGCTCCGCAAGCGCGCCGCCATCATCGCCACGGCGCTCCGTCCCCGCCCGGTGGAGGAAAAGACGGTCATCATGAACGCGGTCCGCGACGCGGTCTGGCCGATGCTGGCCGATGGCCGGATCCGACCGCTCGTGGCAAAGACCTTCCCGCTCGGCCAGGTCCAGGCCGCGCACCGCTACTTCGATTCGGGGGAACACGTGGGCAAGGTCCTGCTCGTCACCTGA
- a CDS encoding helix-turn-helix transcriptional regulator — protein MTPQELANLAHLRRARDLIDRHYARPLDVPTMAAGALMSPAHFSRQFKAAYGETPYNYLMTRRIERAMALLRAGASVTDACMDVGCTSLGSFSSRFTEIVGMTPSAYRDREHRAVKAMPACVARQHTRPPRKPSRIEEAPALPLP, from the coding sequence ATGACACCGCAGGAGCTGGCCAACCTGGCCCACCTGCGCCGGGCGCGGGACCTGATCGACCGCCACTACGCCCGGCCGCTCGATGTGCCCACCATGGCCGCCGGCGCCCTGATGTCCCCGGCGCACTTTTCCCGCCAGTTCAAGGCCGCCTATGGCGAGACGCCGTACAACTACCTCATGACGCGGCGGATCGAACGGGCCATGGCGCTGCTGCGGGCCGGGGCGTCCGTGACCGACGCGTGCATGGACGTCGGCTGCACCTCCCTGGGCTCGTTCAGTTCCCGGTTCACCGAGATCGTCGGGATGACTCCCAGCGCCTACCGCGACCGGGAGCACCGGGCGGTGAAGGCCATGCCGGCCTGCGTCGCCCGGCAGCACACGCGCCCGCCGCGGAAACCGAGCAGGATTGAAGAAGCACCGGCGTTGCCGCTCCCCTAG
- a CDS encoding VOC family protein, producing MNISLQYAQITVNDLDESLGFYRDVLGLEVRNDVGSDGHRWVTLGSAAQPDLEIVLSPPHAGRSQDDGDALQQLLTKGVLPVIVFRTDDLDATFESVRAAGAEVLQEPIVQPWGPRDCAFRDPSGNMVRFNQA from the coding sequence ATGAACATTTCCTTGCAGTACGCACAAATCACCGTCAACGACCTCGACGAGTCCCTCGGCTTCTACCGCGACGTGCTCGGCCTGGAGGTGCGCAACGACGTCGGCTCCGACGGCCACCGCTGGGTCACCCTCGGCAGCGCGGCCCAGCCGGACCTGGAGATCGTGCTCTCGCCCCCGCACGCGGGCCGTTCCCAGGACGACGGCGACGCGCTCCAGCAGCTGCTCACCAAGGGCGTCCTGCCCGTGATCGTGTTCCGCACCGACGACCTCGATGCCACGTTCGAGTCCGTCCGGGCCGCGGGCGCCGAGGTCCTCCAGGAGCCCATCGTCCAGCCGTGGGGACCCCGTGACTGCGCCTTCCGCGACCCGTCCGGCAACATGGTCCGCTTCAACCAGGCCTGA
- a CDS encoding VOC family protein — protein MPTPDITPGAPCWIDLMTSDTEKAKSFYGNLFGWTFEAGDEEKYGGYITASKNGKSVAGMMQKMPEQAGFPDVWSTYLRADDAAATAEAVKAHGGQVYMEPMEVPEQGKMAMFADATGASIGVWQPREMKGFELAAEPGAPAWHELHTKDYPAAVKFYQDVFGWDTDVMSDTPDFRYTTLGAGDTAKAGIMDASGYLPAEVPSNWQVYFAVQDADATAARAQELGATVIQAPEDTPFGRLATLSDPTGAVFKIVAETGQEGSGAEHA, from the coding sequence ATGCCCACGCCTGACATCACCCCCGGCGCACCGTGCTGGATCGACCTCATGACCTCGGACACGGAGAAGGCGAAGTCGTTTTACGGCAACCTGTTCGGCTGGACCTTTGAGGCCGGCGACGAAGAGAAATACGGCGGCTACATCACCGCCTCGAAAAACGGCAAGTCCGTTGCCGGGATGATGCAGAAGATGCCCGAACAGGCCGGATTCCCGGATGTGTGGAGCACCTACCTGCGCGCCGACGACGCCGCCGCGACCGCCGAGGCCGTGAAGGCGCACGGCGGGCAGGTCTACATGGAACCGATGGAAGTTCCGGAGCAGGGCAAAATGGCGATGTTCGCCGATGCAACCGGCGCCTCGATCGGAGTCTGGCAGCCGCGCGAAATGAAGGGCTTCGAGCTCGCCGCCGAACCCGGCGCCCCGGCCTGGCACGAACTCCACACCAAGGATTACCCCGCTGCGGTGAAGTTCTACCAGGACGTCTTCGGCTGGGACACGGACGTTATGAGCGACACGCCGGACTTCCGCTACACCACGCTCGGCGCCGGCGATACGGCCAAGGCCGGGATCATGGACGCCTCCGGCTACCTGCCCGCGGAGGTGCCGTCCAACTGGCAGGTCTACTTCGCCGTCCAGGATGCTGACGCCACCGCGGCCCGGGCCCAGGAGCTGGGCGCGACCGTCATCCAGGCGCCGGAGGACACCCCCTTCGGACGGCTCGCCACCCTCAGCGACCCCACCGGCGCCGTGTTCAAGATCGTGGCGGAGACCGGTCAGGAAGGCTCAGGGGCTGAACACGCCTGA
- a CDS encoding ExeM/NucH family extracellular endonuclease, which yields MKITYWKTALGTALSAGLIAAPLTAVPAMALEVSPAAAGTSPVVINEVYLSGGSAGAAYKNKFVELYNASDAPVTLDGWSIQYRSATGTAAPSTTAALTGTIAAKGYYLLKGGSNGAVGLDLPAADATATGFNPAGAGGTIVLAKQPAALNPLATGSVVEPANVADLLGYGTSNTFETQAATAPSGNTDVKSMNRSRGADSNNNAADFALNAAITPKAANGETTPVDPGPVTPPALKTIAEIQGTGTASPLAGTSVTTRGKVTAAFPTGGLAGFYLQTPGTGGDLTPANHTASDAIFVYAPAAVGSVQIGDYLEVTGDVAEYYGMTQLNVTGAAGVTKLTEAAPEVKATGFALPAEEAFRESLEGMLLTPQGPVTVADNFSLNQYGEIGLAGGTTPLEQPTAVAAYGSPEYTAAAAANAARGIKLDDGASTNFLKDATTKALTLPYLTTADPVRVGAPVTFKTNVVLSYANNSWKFQPLTQLTSANADTVQPAGFGATRADAPAAVGGNLKIASFNVLNYFPTTGDTIAGCKFYNDRAGNPITVSGGCNVRGAANAENFKRQQDKIVAAIAKSGADVVTLMEVENSAQFGKNRDDALSKLVDALNVATPGIWDYVRTPANAPPLADEDMIRTAFIYKKAAAEPVGESIIHNDTVAFASARKPLAQVFKPVGAADDKKFIAIANHFKSKGSAATPDDTDKGQGNSNLARTAQAQSLLAFSDELQKSKGTDKVFLIGDFNSYAKEDPINVLTGAGYVNQDEKAKNADGTAKHSYLFGGLVGSLDHILASPAANAVVTGADIWNINSVESVALEYSRYNNNVTDYYVPNQFRASDHDPVVVGLNLPTVPASVDLNFLGINDFHGRIDSNTVLFAGTIEKLRAAAAPGATAFLSAGDNIGASLFASAVDKDQPTIDVLNTLELRTSAVGNHEFDGGWADLRDRVIAGGANAKFPYTGANVYKKGTTEPALPEYTVLDMNGIKVAVIGTVTQEVPSLVTPAGIADLEFGDPVDAINRVAAKIKAGKLADVIIVENHDGAGSGAPEGATLAQEVAAGGPFAKMVTQVTPDVAAIFNGHTHKQYAWDAPVPGVEGKTRPIVQTGNYGEFIGQIQLTIDTKTMSVTGYKAANVKRTTDAAAGLVATYPRVAAVKAIVDKAVADAAVIGNQPVGKVTADITTAFGGSPAGRDDRASESTLGNLVADALVDSLKAPELGAAEIGVVNPGGLRNELYYAPDGTITYAEANAVLPFVNNLWTTTLTGAQFKTLLEQQWQTNPDGTVASRAYQQLGLSKNVNYTYDAARAAGDRITSIRVNGALMDPAKSYRIGTFSFLATGGDNFRIFKEGAGTKDSGLVDRDAWIKYLQTHNPVSPDFARRSVAAVNTTATEVKGGDSITLAVSKLDLTSLGSPANTALRAEFTDAKGTVTALGTVPVSAGAASVSVSVPAGAAAGTGTLVLTAVESGTVVKAAVLVAATAPVPPTCTAPVPPKKWYDFSGWIKYSIAWLQYQKCLRG from the coding sequence ATGAAAATCACATATTGGAAAACAGCGCTGGGCACAGCACTGTCCGCGGGGCTCATCGCAGCGCCGCTGACCGCAGTGCCCGCCATGGCGTTGGAGGTCTCGCCGGCGGCCGCCGGAACGTCGCCGGTCGTCATCAACGAGGTCTACCTCAGCGGCGGCAGCGCCGGAGCGGCCTACAAGAACAAGTTCGTTGAGCTGTACAACGCCTCGGACGCCCCGGTCACCCTGGACGGCTGGTCAATCCAGTACCGCTCCGCCACGGGCACCGCGGCCCCGTCCACCACGGCTGCCCTCACCGGCACCATCGCCGCCAAGGGGTACTACCTGCTCAAGGGCGGCAGCAACGGCGCCGTCGGACTGGACCTGCCCGCTGCCGATGCCACCGCCACCGGGTTCAATCCGGCCGGCGCGGGCGGCACGATCGTCCTGGCCAAGCAGCCCGCGGCCCTGAACCCGCTGGCCACCGGCTCCGTCGTCGAGCCCGCCAACGTGGCCGACCTGCTCGGCTACGGGACCTCCAACACCTTCGAGACCCAGGCGGCAACGGCGCCGTCGGGCAACACGGATGTCAAGAGCATGAACCGCAGCCGCGGCGCGGACAGCAACAACAACGCCGCCGACTTCGCCCTGAACGCCGCCATCACCCCCAAAGCCGCCAACGGCGAAACCACTCCCGTTGATCCCGGCCCGGTCACACCGCCGGCGCTGAAGACCATCGCCGAGATCCAGGGCACCGGCACGGCCAGCCCGCTCGCGGGCACGTCCGTCACCACCCGTGGCAAGGTCACCGCGGCCTTCCCCACCGGCGGCTTGGCCGGGTTCTACCTCCAGACCCCCGGAACCGGCGGGGACCTGACTCCCGCCAACCACACGGCGTCGGACGCCATCTTCGTCTACGCGCCGGCCGCGGTCGGGTCTGTGCAGATCGGCGACTACCTCGAGGTCACCGGCGACGTCGCCGAGTACTACGGCATGACCCAGCTCAACGTCACCGGTGCCGCCGGGGTCACCAAGCTGACCGAGGCGGCCCCCGAGGTCAAGGCCACCGGCTTCGCGCTCCCGGCCGAGGAAGCCTTCCGCGAGTCCCTCGAAGGCATGCTGCTCACCCCGCAGGGACCCGTCACGGTCGCTGACAACTTCTCCCTCAACCAGTACGGCGAGATCGGCCTGGCCGGCGGCACCACCCCGCTGGAACAGCCCACCGCCGTCGCCGCCTACGGCTCCCCGGAGTACACGGCCGCCGCCGCCGCCAACGCCGCCCGCGGCATCAAGCTCGACGACGGCGCCAGCACCAACTTCCTCAAGGACGCCACCACCAAGGCCCTGACGCTGCCGTACCTGACCACGGCGGACCCCGTCCGGGTCGGCGCGCCGGTCACGTTCAAGACCAACGTGGTGCTCAGCTACGCCAACAACTCCTGGAAGTTCCAGCCGCTGACCCAGCTGACCAGCGCCAACGCGGACACGGTCCAGCCGGCCGGCTTCGGCGCCACCCGCGCGGACGCCCCGGCCGCGGTAGGCGGCAACCTCAAGATCGCTTCCTTCAACGTGCTGAACTACTTCCCGACCACCGGGGACACGATCGCCGGCTGCAAGTTCTACAACGACCGGGCGGGCAACCCCATCACCGTCAGCGGCGGCTGCAACGTCCGCGGCGCGGCCAACGCGGAGAACTTCAAGCGCCAGCAGGACAAGATCGTCGCCGCCATCGCCAAGTCCGGCGCCGACGTCGTTACCCTGATGGAGGTCGAGAACTCGGCCCAGTTCGGCAAGAACCGCGACGACGCCCTGTCCAAGCTGGTTGACGCCCTGAACGTCGCCACTCCGGGCATCTGGGACTACGTCCGCACCCCCGCGAACGCACCGCCGCTGGCCGACGAGGACATGATCCGCACCGCGTTCATCTACAAGAAGGCCGCCGCCGAACCGGTGGGCGAATCCATCATCCACAACGACACGGTCGCCTTCGCCAGCGCCCGTAAGCCGCTGGCCCAGGTCTTCAAGCCCGTCGGCGCCGCCGATGACAAGAAGTTCATCGCGATCGCGAACCACTTCAAGTCCAAGGGCTCGGCCGCCACGCCGGACGACACCGACAAGGGCCAGGGCAACTCCAACCTCGCCCGCACCGCCCAGGCGCAGTCCCTGCTGGCGTTCTCCGACGAGCTGCAGAAGTCCAAGGGCACCGACAAGGTGTTCCTGATCGGCGACTTCAACTCCTACGCCAAGGAGGACCCGATCAACGTCCTCACCGGCGCGGGGTACGTCAACCAGGACGAGAAGGCCAAGAACGCCGACGGCACCGCGAAGCACTCCTACCTCTTCGGGGGCCTGGTGGGCTCGCTGGACCACATCCTCGCCTCCCCGGCGGCCAACGCCGTCGTCACCGGCGCGGACATCTGGAACATCAATTCGGTGGAGTCCGTGGCGCTGGAGTACAGCCGCTACAACAACAACGTCACCGACTACTACGTGCCGAACCAGTTCCGCGCGAGCGACCACGATCCGGTGGTGGTGGGGCTGAACCTGCCCACCGTGCCGGCCAGCGTTGACCTAAACTTCCTGGGCATCAACGATTTCCACGGCCGCATCGATTCCAACACCGTGCTGTTCGCGGGAACCATCGAAAAGCTCCGCGCGGCCGCGGCCCCCGGCGCCACCGCGTTCCTCTCCGCCGGCGACAACATCGGCGCGTCGCTGTTCGCCTCCGCCGTCGACAAGGACCAGCCGACCATCGACGTGCTGAACACCCTCGAGCTGCGCACCTCTGCGGTGGGCAACCATGAGTTCGACGGCGGCTGGGCCGACCTGCGCGACCGCGTCATCGCCGGCGGGGCCAACGCGAAGTTCCCGTACACGGGCGCCAACGTCTACAAGAAGGGCACCACCGAGCCGGCCCTGCCGGAATACACCGTGCTGGACATGAACGGAATCAAGGTGGCCGTGATCGGCACCGTCACGCAGGAAGTGCCCTCCCTGGTCACCCCCGCGGGCATCGCCGATCTCGAGTTCGGCGATCCCGTCGACGCCATCAACCGCGTCGCCGCGAAGATCAAGGCCGGCAAGCTCGCCGACGTGATCATCGTCGAAAACCACGACGGCGCCGGTTCCGGCGCCCCCGAGGGCGCCACCCTGGCACAGGAAGTCGCCGCCGGCGGCCCCTTCGCCAAGATGGTCACCCAGGTCACCCCGGACGTTGCCGCCATCTTCAACGGCCACACCCACAAGCAGTACGCGTGGGACGCGCCGGTACCCGGCGTCGAAGGCAAGACCCGTCCGATCGTGCAGACCGGCAACTACGGCGAGTTCATCGGCCAGATCCAGCTGACGATCGACACCAAGACCATGTCCGTCACCGGCTACAAGGCGGCCAACGTCAAGCGGACCACCGACGCGGCCGCCGGCCTGGTCGCCACGTACCCGCGGGTGGCCGCGGTGAAGGCCATCGTGGACAAAGCCGTGGCCGACGCCGCCGTGATCGGCAACCAGCCGGTCGGCAAGGTCACCGCGGACATCACCACGGCGTTCGGCGGCTCCCCCGCCGGGCGCGACGACCGCGCGAGCGAATCCACGCTGGGCAACCTGGTCGCGGACGCGCTCGTGGACTCGCTCAAGGCACCGGAACTCGGCGCCGCAGAGATCGGCGTCGTCAACCCGGGCGGCCTGCGCAACGAGCTGTACTACGCACCGGACGGCACCATCACGTACGCCGAGGCCAACGCGGTCCTGCCGTTCGTGAACAACCTCTGGACCACCACGCTGACCGGCGCGCAGTTCAAGACGCTGCTCGAACAGCAGTGGCAGACCAATCCGGACGGCACGGTTGCCAGCCGCGCCTACCAGCAGCTGGGCCTGTCCAAAAACGTCAACTACACCTACGACGCCGCCCGCGCCGCCGGTGACCGGATCACCTCCATCCGGGTCAACGGCGCGCTGATGGACCCGGCGAAGTCCTACCGGATCGGAACGTTCAGCTTCCTGGCAACCGGCGGCGACAACTTCCGGATCTTCAAGGAAGGCGCCGGCACCAAGGACTCGGGCCTCGTGGACCGTGATGCGTGGATCAAGTACCTGCAGACCCACAACCCGGTATCGCCGGACTTCGCCCGGCGTTCGGTGGCCGCGGTAAACACCACCGCGACCGAGGTCAAGGGCGGGGACTCCATCACCCTGGCGGTCTCCAAGCTGGACCTCACCTCGCTGGGCAGCCCGGCCAACACCGCACTGCGGGCCGAGTTCACCGACGCGAAGGGCACGGTCACCGCGCTCGGGACCGTCCCGGTCTCCGCCGGCGCGGCGTCCGTGAGCGTTTCGGTCCCCGCCGGAGCAGCCGCCGGCACAGGCACCCTGGTGCTCACCGCCGTCGAGTCCGGCACCGTGGTCAAGGCCGCTGTGCTGGTCGCCGCCACCGCCCCGGTACCGCCGACGTGCACCGCGCCGGTGCCGCCGAAGAAGTGGTACGACTTTTCGGGCTGGATCAAGTACTCGATCGCGTGGCTCCAGTACCAGAAGTGCCTGCGGGGCTAA
- a CDS encoding glycosyltransferase family 2 protein — protein sequence MRKGRFNRAVGIFISLIASGAAALLWFAVAAGGPELSESPAHGLFFGFWNILYNTDAPAPRIILAAIAMALLLAAGVAGVDRRIANRSRRSLDQLTGPLAPRVVMSATRGKYAGPVRVTVLIPAHNEEASLPLTIASLLEQSRRPDRVIVVADNCSDATVSVAREAGVEVIESVNNTEKKAGALNQVLKQLLPELGDNDVVMVMDADTSLDDGFLAAAVDRFAVDRGLMAVGGLFYGEEGHGLIGQFQRNEYLRYSREIGRRRGRVFVLTGTASLFRARALRTVAASRGSSIPGTPGYVYDTAALTEDNELTIALKSLGGLMISPAQCTVVTELMPSWRTLWAQRLRWQRGALENIGAYGITPPTLRYWAQQLGIGYGVIALGSYLLLIFLMVFSLDTWIWFPFWLGIGGLFMVERVATVWKGGWRARLLALTLFPELFFDMFLNVVYLKGVADISLGRTASWKHVTHTRPRESAEAERS from the coding sequence ATGCGAAAAGGGAGGTTTAATCGCGCCGTTGGTATCTTTATCTCCCTGATCGCAAGCGGCGCCGCGGCCCTTTTGTGGTTCGCCGTCGCAGCAGGCGGGCCGGAGCTGAGCGAGTCTCCCGCGCACGGCCTCTTCTTCGGCTTCTGGAACATCCTCTACAACACGGATGCCCCGGCGCCCCGCATCATCCTGGCCGCCATCGCGATGGCCCTGCTCCTGGCCGCCGGCGTCGCCGGGGTGGACCGGCGGATCGCCAACCGCTCGCGCCGCTCGCTGGACCAGCTCACCGGCCCGCTGGCGCCGCGCGTGGTGATGTCGGCGACGCGCGGCAAGTATGCCGGCCCCGTCAGGGTCACCGTGCTCATCCCGGCCCACAACGAGGAAGCCTCCCTGCCGCTGACCATCGCGTCCCTGCTTGAGCAGTCGCGCCGCCCGGACCGGGTGATTGTCGTGGCCGACAACTGCAGCGACGCCACGGTGTCCGTTGCCCGCGAAGCCGGTGTGGAAGTGATCGAATCGGTCAACAATACGGAGAAGAAGGCCGGCGCACTGAACCAGGTGCTGAAGCAGCTGCTCCCAGAACTCGGCGACAACGACGTCGTGATGGTGATGGACGCGGACACCAGCCTCGACGACGGCTTCCTGGCCGCCGCGGTGGACCGCTTCGCCGTCGACCGCGGACTGATGGCCGTCGGAGGCCTGTTCTACGGCGAGGAGGGGCACGGCCTGATCGGCCAGTTCCAGCGCAACGAATACCTGCGCTACAGCCGGGAGATCGGGAGGCGGCGCGGACGCGTCTTCGTGCTGACCGGGACCGCCTCGCTTTTCCGGGCACGGGCCCTGCGCACCGTGGCCGCCAGCCGCGGTTCCTCGATCCCGGGAACACCCGGCTACGTCTATGACACCGCCGCGCTCACCGAGGACAACGAGCTCACGATCGCGCTCAAATCCCTGGGCGGGCTGATGATCTCGCCCGCCCAGTGCACCGTGGTGACCGAGTTGATGCCCAGCTGGCGTACCCTCTGGGCACAGCGGCTGCGCTGGCAACGCGGGGCGCTGGAGAACATCGGCGCCTACGGCATCACCCCGCCGACCCTGCGCTATTGGGCCCAGCAGCTCGGGATCGGCTACGGCGTGATCGCCCTGGGCTCGTACCTGCTGCTGATCTTCCTCATGGTGTTCTCGCTGGACACCTGGATCTGGTTCCCGTTCTGGCTGGGGATCGGGGGACTGTTCATGGTCGAACGCGTCGCCACGGTCTGGAAGGGCGGCTGGCGGGCCCGGCTCCTGGCGCTCACCCTGTTCCCCGAACTGTTCTTCGACATGTTCCTGAACGTGGTCTACCTCAAGGGCGTCGCCGACATTTCCCTCGGCCGGACGGCCAGCTGGAAGCACGTGACGCACACCCGACCGCGCGAGAGCGCAGAAGCGGAACGCTCATGA
- a CDS encoding FAD/NAD(P)-binding domain-containing protein — MVISQSNRTALIGAGPRGISVLERLLANWAPSAPGATLHIHVIDPYPAGPGHVWRPGQSRLYLMNTQSFYPTVVPEDPELAPPLAGGTFDRWREAQRRDPHPALSAEERAELAGLESADFPSRALYGRYLRCTLEELLDRLPDGVTVDFHDTTATAVRPAGGTASGAPASAAGRGDTGFDVELADGTVLAVGSVVLALGHLESRLNPEQRELQAAAEELGLTYLPPAVPADVDWSGIPAVQPVLVRGMGLNFFDVMGQLTEGRGGTFQPAPDGFGLMYQPSGREPHIIAASRRGTPYRAKATLAGYYPAAVQLRYCTEQAVARFAAAGIVPAFDHDLWPLLHRDALWAYYSTLARSQPGAVGSDPAGFLGALEETLRPHAHSAANWEDAARAVIEASVRPHHRLDLLGLAAPLAGRSFASRAELDAAVVDYLLDDARRSALGEDDPVKMAIGALHHGRAVLKTAVADGGITDESWVAGLRGWFESFVEGIASGPPALRAEQLAALARAGVVSFVGPDPKFGVDRQTRVFTAVSPWVAGRGRDGGERVEAPVLIEALAPANRVAVNASPLLEQLLADGLVRPRLMMSVEGTPVQSSGLDVVPHPYRPVAANGSVTDGIYVLGLQLSAAQWGTAIAAEARQQHGPVYRSGQRTLRDADEIARDILGR, encoded by the coding sequence GTGGTCATATCGCAGAGCAACCGGACCGCCCTGATCGGCGCCGGGCCCAGGGGCATCAGTGTGCTGGAGCGGCTGCTCGCCAACTGGGCTCCGTCCGCGCCCGGGGCCACCCTGCACATCCACGTGATCGACCCCTATCCGGCGGGTCCGGGCCACGTCTGGCGGCCCGGACAGTCGCGGCTCTACCTGATGAACACACAGTCCTTCTACCCCACCGTGGTCCCGGAGGATCCGGAGCTGGCGCCGCCGCTGGCGGGCGGCACCTTCGACCGCTGGCGGGAAGCGCAGCGGCGGGACCCGCACCCGGCGCTGTCGGCGGAGGAACGCGCCGAGCTGGCCGGCCTGGAGTCCGCCGACTTCCCCAGCCGGGCGCTTTATGGCCGCTACCTGAGGTGCACGCTCGAGGAACTCCTGGACCGGCTCCCGGACGGGGTCACCGTGGACTTCCACGACACCACGGCGACGGCGGTCCGCCCCGCCGGCGGGACAGCGTCCGGAGCGCCGGCGTCCGCCGCTGGCAGGGGCGACACCGGCTTCGACGTCGAACTCGCCGACGGCACCGTGCTGGCCGTCGGATCAGTGGTGCTGGCGCTCGGCCACCTGGAGTCCCGGCTCAACCCCGAACAGCGGGAGCTGCAGGCCGCGGCGGAGGAGCTCGGCCTGACGTACCTGCCGCCGGCCGTCCCCGCCGACGTGGACTGGTCCGGGATCCCCGCGGTCCAGCCGGTCCTGGTGCGCGGCATGGGCCTGAACTTCTTCGACGTGATGGGCCAGCTGACCGAGGGCCGCGGCGGCACCTTCCAGCCCGCGCCGGACGGGTTCGGGCTGATGTACCAGCCGTCCGGGCGGGAACCGCACATCATCGCCGCCTCCCGGCGCGGCACCCCGTACCGGGCGAAGGCGACCCTGGCCGGCTACTACCCGGCAGCGGTCCAGCTCAGGTACTGCACCGAGCAGGCGGTCGCCAGGTTCGCCGCCGCCGGCATTGTGCCGGCCTTCGACCACGACCTGTGGCCGCTGCTGCACCGGGATGCCCTCTGGGCCTACTACTCCACGCTGGCGCGCTCGCAGCCCGGCGCCGTCGGCTCCGATCCGGCGGGCTTCCTCGGCGCCCTGGAGGAAACCCTGCGGCCGCACGCCCACTCCGCCGCCAACTGGGAGGACGCCGCCCGGGCGGTGATCGAGGCGTCCGTCCGGCCGCACCACCGGCTGGACCTACTGGGCCTGGCCGCGCCGCTGGCCGGCCGCAGCTTCGCCTCCCGCGCGGAGCTGGACGCCGCCGTCGTCGACTACCTGCTCGACGACGCACGGCGCTCCGCCCTCGGCGAGGACGACCCGGTGAAGATGGCGATCGGCGCCCTGCACCACGGGCGCGCCGTGCTGAAGACGGCAGTGGCCGACGGCGGCATCACCGACGAATCGTGGGTGGCCGGGCTGCGCGGCTGGTTCGAGTCGTTTGTGGAGGGCATCGCGAGCGGGCCGCCAGCCCTCCGCGCCGAGCAGCTCGCGGCCCTGGCCCGGGCCGGGGTGGTCAGTTTTGTCGGCCCGGATCCGAAGTTCGGCGTGGACCGGCAGACCCGGGTGTTCACGGCCGTCTCGCCCTGGGTGGCCGGCCGCGGCCGCGACGGCGGAGAAAGGGTGGAAGCGCCCGTGCTGATCGAAGCGCTGGCACCGGCCAACCGGGTGGCGGTCAACGCGTCCCCGCTGCTCGAGCAGCTGCTCGCGGACGGCCTGGTACGCCCGCGCCTGATGATGAGCGTGGAGGGTACGCCCGTGCAGAGTTCCGGCCTGGACGTGGTCCCGCATCCCTATCGGCCGGTGGCGGCGAACGGGTCGGTCACGGACGGGATCTACGTGCTGGGACTGCAGCTCTCCGCCGCGCAATGGGGCACGGCCATCGCCGCCGAAGCCCGGCAACAGCACGGCCCGGTCTACCGCAGCGGCCAGCGCACCCTGCGCGACGCCGACGAGATCGCTAGGGACATCCTCGGCCGGTAG